GCTATCCTCTTTGGCGATCTCGGACTTCGGAATCCACTCTTTCATGGATGATGATGGGTTCCCTAACGTTCTCATTCTTCCTCCCTTGTTCCAAAAGTCATGTTCTTATGATGATTAGGGCACCTAACATTGACTTTCCATTCTATTCCAGGCCACTCTGCCCTTCTAAATGGCCTCTTCGTAATAGTCCAACACTGAGACCAAAATCTCGTTTGAATTCCCAGAGCTTAGATAGCGAAGAGGATGACCGACAGAAATCAGTTCAAGACCTTAGGGTTCCGGAAGATTGGCTTGTGCCCTCTAAGGCCCTCCAGGTATCTTCAACCCTTACCCTGTCTCGATTTACAAAGTTCAATATGATGATGGAATGATGATTCAACTTTGCTTCTTGGATATTTATGATTTGGGTAGAAATCTTATATccccttttctgtttcttcaaaTTCTTGTATAGTTTTGGGAGACACATGAGATGTACTTCCTCCACATTGTTCTGTGCAATCTATTACGCTGAAAACCAACCATTGATGAACATTCCTTCTATAATGAAGATCGTGTAATGGGTTTGTccttttatgatgtttgatatTTGCATTGTTGGATTAACGTAGATGAAGGGTTCTTCATATGACAGGGGCTTCTAGAGCCTCCATGGAATGCTTGTTAGTCACTGATGAGATTTTCCTCTAGATTAGGCAAAAAAATTTTTCCAATTGAACCACATTAGAGGAACCGAGAGACAAGAGTTTGATCTACCCTCCTTTCTTCTAGCTATTATGTATTAAGTGATTAGTGACAAACATGGCTTTGGATAGAGCATAGATGTCTTGACACCCATCAACCAAAAGATCCCATATCATTGTCAAACTTTACTGGATTTTGACAACACAATTTAGCCTGCTGTTGTTTTTATGATGTGCCAAATATTGTAAACTATGCTCTTGAAATTGTGGGTTGAAGGAAAAAGGACGGCTGCCTCAGGGTTGGTAGACTTAAGAGGTCCCATTGGAGATACCCATTAGTTTATTTAAGAAGTTTTCCACAATGTCTGTATCTACAACAATCAATCATGGTATCAGATGTTTCTGTTGATTTTAGCAAGTTTTAACTTTTTTGTCTGAATCGAACTAAGTTCACTGGATTTCATTTCTTAAAACTTTGTTTGTTTGTCCTATACAGGGTTGGATCAGAAATCAATTTGAAC
The sequence above is a segment of the Telopea speciosissima isolate NSW1024214 ecotype Mountain lineage chromosome 7, Tspe_v1, whole genome shotgun sequence genome. Coding sequences within it:
- the LOC122666762 gene encoding uncharacterized protein LOC122666762; the protein is MMMGSLTFSFFLPCSKSHVLMMIRAPNIDFPFYSRPLCPSKWPLRNSPTLRPKSRLNSQSLDSEEDDRQKSVQDLRVPEDWLVPSKALQESEWLRVTLHNWLDDEYCPEATNIEISKVAAQSYYESLVGKQADLGEVLLKMAGDLQSISYQESFHGAFSSANAAVHLIASRIEQK